A single region of the Chiloscyllium punctatum isolate Juve2018m chromosome 15, sChiPun1.3, whole genome shotgun sequence genome encodes:
- the LOC140486103 gene encoding large ribosomal subunit protein uL18m-like, which produces MAAVVVALGLQLERAAVAAPARTGWRLMSASAEASIAPDTRENETVSPRFVNRNPRNLERLALARKDNGWQSTWPRGSYWHRLRFRKSQRHVTACVEAASSQGEVVISASTQEWSIKKHLYSTRDVTAAETVGRVLAQRCLEAGIGYLQFRAIPWEYRAESVQRFRSAQKDSGLILSEPRRVYQSMHGNLGPKVRWGKGIATSSFRFLNKAKDSV; this is translated from the exons ATGGCGGCGGTGGTGGTCGCTCTCGGGTTGCAGCTGGAGCGAGCGGCGGTGGCGGCTCCCGCTCGAACAG GTTGGCGGTTGATGTCGGCCTCGGCTGAAGCCTCGATAGCCCCGGACACGCGAGAGAACGAGACGGTCTCGCCGCGATTTGTGAACCGCAACCCCCGGAACCTGGAGCGTCTGGCGCTGGCGAGGAAGGACAACGGCTGGCAGAGCACCTGGCCGAGGGGCAGCTACTGGCACCG GTTGCGTTTCAGGAAGAGCCAGAGGCACGTCACAGCCTGTGTGGAGGCAGCAAGCAGTCAGGGCGAGGTGGTCATCTCAGCTTCGACCCAAGAGTGGTCCATCAAGAAGCACCTATACAGCACCCGGGACGTCACTGCAGCCGAGACTGTGGGCCGTGTGCTCGCTCAACGCTGCCTTGAGGCCGGGATCGGCTACCTCCAATTCCGGGCTATCCCTTGGGAATACCGGGCAGAGTCG GTCCAGCGATTCCGCTCTGCGCAAAAAGACAGTGGGCTGATCCTCAGCGAACCACGGAGAGTGTACCAGTCGATGCATGGGAATTTGGGACCGAAGGTGAGATGGGGCAAAGGCATCGCAACAAGTTCCTTTCGATTCCTAAATAAAGCAAAAGATTCTGTCTGA